The Stigmatella erecta genome window below encodes:
- a CDS encoding C39 family peptidase, translating into MSIRRSVTSESLPVQALRADAPTSLPHINQLRPKGASSSNYVNGPYNCAPAVVAMVARSWGKQGQLNDAQLINSLGKGVVTSQGTTPEGVAQMLGRIGVPLAGEALAGQYSDAALQQHLQQGNSLIAQVGVNDRATGQDSAHYVLIHKATADGNYVVSDPMANKPYVITPQQLREAVGRAPPDGGLLIPVGGPGNASAAAAASSLATGQPVETARMAPGDAFVGASRTSRGTAEMPLPSLLPSAPPSRGEGATVLPSRAGAESLLQGLNTATLASTTGAFAGSPVAAPPLEVPVPAAFSVPDNALEGIDTRFHEAAVAGPALPLSTAEQHNLASLNVHYGQESVQAAPVKEQITSQEQNVEQISRELLSRKERKDPALNGLLARLESSLFAKDRQVLNRIKREDLKDPGIGKKTWIDSF; encoded by the coding sequence CCGCTCGGTCACCAGTGAGTCGCTGCCGGTCCAAGCCCTTCGGGCGGACGCCCCCACCTCCTTGCCGCACATCAACCAGCTCCGGCCGAAGGGGGCCTCCTCCTCCAACTACGTCAATGGCCCCTACAACTGCGCCCCGGCCGTCGTGGCCATGGTGGCGCGCAGCTGGGGCAAGCAGGGCCAGCTCAACGACGCGCAGCTCATCAACAGCCTGGGCAAGGGCGTCGTCACCTCCCAGGGGACGACCCCGGAAGGCGTGGCCCAGATGCTGGGGCGCATCGGCGTGCCCCTGGCCGGCGAGGCCCTGGCGGGCCAGTACAGCGACGCGGCCCTCCAGCAGCACCTCCAGCAGGGCAACAGCCTCATCGCCCAGGTGGGGGTGAATGACCGCGCCACCGGGCAGGACAGCGCGCACTACGTGCTCATCCACAAGGCCACGGCCGACGGCAACTACGTGGTGTCGGACCCGATGGCGAACAAGCCCTACGTCATCACCCCCCAGCAGCTCCGCGAGGCGGTGGGCCGGGCGCCCCCGGATGGCGGCCTGCTGATCCCCGTGGGCGGCCCGGGCAACGCCTCGGCGGCGGCCGCCGCCTCGTCCCTGGCCACCGGGCAGCCGGTGGAGACGGCCCGGATGGCGCCGGGGGACGCGTTCGTGGGGGCCTCGCGCACCTCGCGGGGCACGGCCGAGATGCCGCTGCCCTCCCTGCTGCCGTCGGCGCCTCCCTCTCGCGGCGAAGGGGCCACCGTGCTGCCCTCGCGGGCCGGGGCGGAGTCCCTGCTCCAGGGGCTGAACACGGCGACGCTCGCGTCCACCACGGGCGCCTTCGCGGGCAGCCCGGTGGCGGCCCCCCCCCTGGAGGTGCCGGTGCCGGCGGCCTTCTCGGTGCCGGACAACGCGCTGGAGGGCATCGACACGCGCTTCCACGAGGCCGCGGTGGCCGGACCGGCGCTGCCCCTGAGCACGGCGGAGCAGCACAACCTGGCCTCGCTCAACGTCCACTATGGGCAGGAGAGCGTGCAGGCCGCCCCCGTGAAGGAGCAGATCACCTCCCAGGAGCAGAACGTCGAGCAGATCTCCCGCGAGCTGCTCTCGCGCAAGGAGCGCAAGGACCCGGCGCTGAACGGGCTCCTGGCCCGGCTCGAGTCCAGCCTGTTCGCCAAGGACCGGCAGGTGCTCAACCGCATCAAGCGCGAGGACCTGAAGGATCCGGGCATCGGCAAGAAGACCTGGATCGACTCCTTCTGA
- a CDS encoding tetratricopeptide repeat protein → MAGPPTDGRTGKSSVKHRRPASDESSKFSKALEQGTRIDRYVLLKAVGQGGMGTVYAAYDPELDRKVALKLLRPDKEGEEGSEGRARLLREAQAMARISHPNVITVHDVGTFGAQVFITLEFIQGQTLREWLRKQKQPWQQILQKFLEAGQGLVAAHRAGLVHRDFKPANVLISDGGRVYVTDFGLARLAEAAGQEEASFEADAAFEELSGGVLSSALTSAGVIVGTPQYMPPEQYLGNAGDARLDQFSFCASLYWALYGKRPFQPQQMAAVAAEVSQSLQAPSAQELRRKWPSGTIVQEPPRDARVPSWVRRAVLRGLSLAPEDRFASMEDLLTALSQHQRRGRRRRVLAAVGAAAVAGAGVALYIQQRGEQCTGSEPLMASVWGPAARQKLEAAFAATGKSFAPESARKVVQVLDGYAQGWTRMHTEACVATRIQGTQTEALLSLRMVCLDRRRRDFRALVGLLTEADGKVVERSVDAAAALPSLQACQDIEALAEQSPLPEDPARRATIERLGEQLSHIKALQDAGRYQPALKLARTIEPEVVATTYLPLEAELRYHLGWLLQQSGEAEAGLRELERAFDEAESSRSDRTRLEVLIKLIFTLADNGQSEQARRWGEVAVAVLHRLGGEPSLAGDLMGNLGSVALMQGRYQEATGYFERARALRRDPLGTEDPKQAKVSYGLGLAALRQGEHARAIQMLGEALQQTQSAKGAQHPEMGSRHVMLATAYREGGDAAKALPHAEAALKLRKAALGADHPAVADALDELGECLLGLQRYEEAMEAFRKAVDIKGEKLGTDHPDLSYSYDGMGKTLLARGQAAEAIAYLKQALAYENTEPEALAETGFRLAQALWETGKAPQRAREAALRARQGYAKLEKPQQVAEIDAWLQAREAPPAPPPRPARRPRR, encoded by the coding sequence ATGGCTGGCCCCCCAACGGATGGAAGAACTGGAAAGTCCTCCGTCAAGCACCGGCGGCCTGCCTCGGACGAGAGCTCCAAGTTCTCGAAGGCGCTGGAGCAGGGCACCCGGATCGACCGCTACGTCCTGCTGAAGGCCGTGGGGCAGGGCGGCATGGGCACCGTCTACGCCGCGTATGATCCGGAGCTGGACCGCAAGGTCGCCCTCAAGCTGCTGCGCCCCGACAAGGAGGGCGAGGAGGGCTCGGAGGGCCGCGCCCGGCTGCTGCGCGAGGCGCAGGCCATGGCCCGCATCTCCCACCCCAACGTCATCACCGTGCACGACGTGGGGACCTTTGGCGCCCAGGTCTTCATCACCCTGGAGTTCATCCAGGGGCAGACCCTGCGCGAGTGGCTGCGCAAGCAGAAGCAGCCCTGGCAGCAGATCCTCCAGAAGTTCCTGGAGGCGGGCCAGGGGCTGGTGGCCGCCCACCGGGCGGGGCTGGTGCACCGGGACTTCAAGCCCGCCAACGTGCTCATCTCCGACGGCGGCCGGGTCTACGTCACGGACTTCGGCCTGGCCCGGCTGGCGGAGGCCGCGGGCCAGGAGGAGGCCTCCTTCGAGGCGGACGCCGCGTTCGAGGAGCTGTCCGGCGGGGTGCTCTCCTCGGCGCTGACGTCCGCCGGGGTCATCGTGGGCACGCCCCAGTACATGCCGCCCGAGCAGTACCTGGGCAACGCGGGCGACGCGCGGCTGGACCAGTTCAGCTTCTGCGCCTCGCTGTACTGGGCGCTCTACGGCAAGCGCCCCTTCCAGCCCCAGCAGATGGCGGCCGTCGCGGCCGAGGTCAGCCAGAGCCTCCAGGCGCCGAGCGCGCAGGAGCTGCGGCGCAAGTGGCCCTCCGGCACCATCGTCCAGGAGCCGCCGCGGGACGCGCGGGTGCCCTCCTGGGTGCGGCGCGCGGTGCTCCGGGGGCTGTCGCTGGCCCCGGAAGACCGCTTCGCCTCCATGGAGGACCTGCTGACGGCGCTGTCCCAGCACCAGCGGCGGGGACGAAGGCGCCGGGTGCTCGCCGCCGTGGGGGCGGCCGCGGTGGCGGGCGCCGGGGTGGCGCTGTACATCCAGCAGCGGGGCGAGCAGTGCACGGGCTCCGAGCCGCTCATGGCCTCCGTGTGGGGGCCCGCGGCGCGGCAGAAGCTCGAGGCGGCCTTCGCCGCCACGGGCAAGTCCTTCGCCCCGGAGAGCGCCCGCAAGGTGGTCCAGGTGCTGGACGGGTATGCCCAGGGCTGGACGCGCATGCACACCGAGGCCTGCGTGGCCACCCGCATCCAGGGGACGCAGACCGAGGCGCTGCTGTCCCTGCGCATGGTGTGCCTGGACCGGCGCCGGAGGGATTTCCGGGCGCTGGTGGGGCTGCTGACCGAGGCGGATGGCAAGGTGGTGGAGCGCTCGGTGGATGCCGCCGCGGCGCTCCCCTCGCTCCAGGCGTGCCAGGACATCGAGGCGCTGGCCGAGCAGAGCCCGCTGCCCGAGGACCCCGCGCGCCGCGCCACCATCGAGCGGCTCGGCGAGCAGCTCTCGCACATCAAGGCCCTCCAGGACGCGGGCCGCTACCAGCCCGCGCTGAAGCTGGCGCGGACCATAGAGCCCGAGGTGGTGGCCACCACCTACCTGCCGCTGGAGGCGGAGCTGCGCTACCACCTGGGCTGGCTGCTGCAGCAGAGCGGGGAGGCGGAGGCGGGCCTGCGCGAGCTGGAGCGGGCCTTCGACGAGGCGGAGTCCAGCCGGTCCGACCGCACGCGGCTGGAGGTGCTCATCAAGCTCATCTTCACGCTGGCCGACAACGGCCAGTCCGAGCAGGCCCGGCGCTGGGGCGAGGTGGCGGTGGCGGTCCTCCACCGGCTCGGGGGCGAGCCCTCGCTGGCCGGGGACCTGATGGGCAACCTGGGCAGCGTGGCCCTGATGCAGGGGCGCTACCAGGAGGCCACCGGCTATTTCGAGAGGGCGCGCGCGCTGCGGCGCGACCCCCTGGGCACCGAGGACCCGAAGCAGGCCAAGGTGAGCTATGGGCTGGGGCTGGCGGCGCTGCGCCAGGGCGAGCATGCCCGCGCCATCCAGATGCTCGGCGAGGCGCTCCAGCAGACCCAGTCGGCCAAGGGCGCCCAGCACCCCGAGATGGGCAGCCGCCACGTCATGCTCGCTACCGCCTACCGCGAGGGCGGCGACGCGGCGAAGGCGCTGCCCCACGCCGAGGCCGCCCTGAAGCTGCGCAAGGCGGCCCTGGGCGCGGACCACCCGGCCGTGGCGGATGCGCTCGACGAGCTGGGCGAGTGTCTGCTGGGGCTCCAGCGCTACGAGGAGGCGATGGAGGCCTTCCGCAAGGCCGTGGACATCAAGGGCGAGAAGCTCGGCACGGACCACCCGGACCTGTCCTACTCCTACGACGGGATGGGCAAGACGCTGCTGGCGCGCGGGCAGGCGGCGGAGGCCATCGCGTACCTGAAGCAGGCGCTCGCCTACGAGAACACCGAGCCCGAGGCGCTCGCGGAGACAGGCTTCCGCCTCGCCCAGGCGCTCTGGGAGACGGGCAAGGCCCCCCAGCGGGCCCGGGAAGCGGCGCTCCGGGCCCGTCAGGGCTACGCGAAGCTGGAGAAGCCCCAGCAGGTGGCGGAAATCGATGCGTGGCTCCAGGCGCGGGAGGCGCCGCCCGCGCCGCCGCCCCGCCCCGCCCGGCGCCCGCGGCGCTGA